One window of Nitrospiria bacterium genomic DNA carries:
- a CDS encoding NHL repeat-containing protein produces MSHNQGSNSTDPIQDPPADLVLGQIDFVSSLSNQGQSSVNQVGLNNPVAVAIDRSAVPNRIYVSDFNNNRVLGWADISSLTNGAPADLVLGQPDFSQSSCDNGGITADSLCAPMGIGVDGGGNLYVADRGNSRLMVYFSPFTTDTTADRVIGQPTFSTAGCSNPQPFVASSISLCDPFSVSVDGAGNVYVADMANNRILEYDSPLSTDIVADRVIGQPGFTTTAAGLGPSGLNQPYDVTVDASGNVYVADFRNNRVLEYDNPLGSCSTCDTLADHVFGQPNFMSNIVNAGKGPTAPSDKSLASPIGVAVDLMGNLYVVDYANSRMLDFFSPLTTDAVADVVFGQPSFTSNGCNRKGLTAKSLCLPHSAAFDGDDNVWVVDFANNRVLRYGNPGAPPPPPPSNVTVLNASMHFEEENPTSCSLQTELEFSFEKTPGDITSGDEGHTTNDIVDSSVVVTMTFPDNVVATSLPGTGVKEDDRNSPEAPYFYGLEYKVNFDCATMEAHVGPYELVGISVSGTLTDGDTFSGTGKAKTHPP; encoded by the coding sequence TTGTCCCACAACCAGGGCAGCAATTCAACCGATCCCATCCAAGACCCGCCCGCGGACCTCGTTCTAGGCCAGATTGATTTCGTCAGCAGTCTTTCGAATCAGGGCCAATCCTCGGTTAATCAGGTGGGCCTTAACAATCCCGTGGCCGTGGCGATTGATCGGAGCGCCGTTCCCAACCGGATCTATGTGTCCGATTTCAATAACAATCGGGTATTGGGTTGGGCCGATATTTCATCCTTAACAAACGGTGCCCCAGCCGATCTGGTTCTCGGTCAACCCGATTTTTCACAGAGCTCATGCGATAATGGTGGGATTACCGCCGATTCACTGTGCGCCCCAATGGGGATCGGGGTGGACGGTGGGGGAAATCTATATGTTGCGGACCGCGGAAACTCCCGGTTAATGGTTTATTTTTCTCCTTTTACAACCGACACGACAGCCGACCGGGTCATCGGTCAGCCGACTTTTAGCACGGCGGGGTGCAGCAATCCTCAACCCTTTGTGGCCAGTTCCATCTCGCTGTGCGATCCCTTTTCGGTGTCGGTTGACGGGGCGGGCAATGTCTATGTCGCGGACATGGCCAACAACCGGATTCTGGAATATGACAGCCCGCTCTCGACCGACATCGTGGCCGACCGGGTCATCGGCCAGCCGGGGTTTACGACAACCGCCGCCGGGTTGGGCCCAAGCGGACTTAACCAGCCCTACGACGTTACCGTGGACGCTTCGGGAAATGTCTACGTGGCCGATTTTCGAAACAACCGTGTGTTGGAGTATGATAATCCTCTCGGAAGTTGTTCGACGTGTGATACCTTGGCAGACCATGTGTTTGGACAGCCCAATTTCATGTCGAACATCGTCAATGCGGGAAAAGGGCCCACCGCCCCCAGTGATAAATCTCTAGCCTCTCCGATCGGCGTGGCCGTGGATCTAATGGGGAATTTGTACGTGGTGGATTATGCCAATTCCCGGATGTTGGATTTCTTCTCCCCCTTGACGACCGATGCCGTTGCGGACGTCGTGTTCGGACAACCGAGTTTCACCAGCAACGGGTGCAATCGGAAGGGGCTGACCGCGAAGTCGCTTTGCTTGCCGCACAGCGCCGCATTTGATGGGGACGATAACGTCTGGGTGGTTGATTTTGCAAATAATCGGGTGCTGCGCTATGGAAATCCCGGGGCACCGCCACCCCCTCCTCCTTCGAATGTGACCGTCCTGAATGCGAGCATGCATTTCGAGGAGGAAAATCCCACTTCCTGTTCCCTCCAAACGGAGCTTGAGTTCAGCTTTGAAAAGACACCGGGTGATATAACGAGCGGAGACGAAGGCCATACCACAAACGATATTGTTGATTCTTCTGTCGTGGTCACAATGACTTTCCCGGACAATGTCGTGGCGACGTCGCTCCCGGGGACCGGGGTAAAAGAGGATGACCGGAATTCGCCGGAGGCTCCTTATTTCTACGGACTTGAGTATAAGGTTAATTTTGACTGTGCGACCATGGAGGCCCATGTCGGTCCCTATGAGCTTGTGGGGATCAGTGTCTCCGGGACATTAACGGATGGAGATACCTTTTCAGGGACCGGGAAGGCCAAAACCCATCCACCATGA
- a CDS encoding tetratricopeptide repeat protein, with the protein MNRLKELTMRWISSSLALGFLFLLPGTVALAQTQPRAKCSEWVAKIVSIEGRVESLPAGETNWQAVKLDDTYCPEDRVRTLEKSRAAFILKNETTIRLDENTMVKFSSLKPESPSLLQLLTGSAFFMSRYPRPLTIETPYVNAASGGTEFNIKVNPDDKSTTITVIEGQMNLKNDAGSATVKAGEEAVTIAGQPPVVRIPVRPRDAIQWALYYPPILSLRDLRLQAAEGLPETDWRSMVQRSITAYNEGEFVKAFAAIQGAPETIDDSRFYAFRASLLLSVGRVDQAKSDIEQSLRVAPGNGLALALQSVIAVVQNDKEAALKRAMEAALAEPDSVGVKIALSYADQANFKLDEALAAVQQAVELDPEAALAWARLAELWMAHGYLDNALEAANKAAALNPKEVRIQTVLGFAYLTEIKIAKAQEAFGKAIALNSADPMPRLGLGLALIREGNLEDGRKEIEVAASLDPNNALIRSYLGKAYYEEKRDPQAEIQFEQAKKLDPKDPTSYLYDAIRKQTVNRPVEALHDLEKSIELNDNRAVFRSQLLLDTDQAARSVNLGRIYDDLGFQQAALAEAFKSVNTDPVNYSGHRFLSDSYAALPDSEIARQSDLLQSQLLQPLNNNPVQPSLSDSSAVAPGAGPAAPSFNEYSQLFNQNRISLLGSGLVGNNETWGEELVGTALYDRYSLSLGQFRYRTQGFRDNADLDQNIYDAFTQIAMTTKLSIQGEVQVNDTGQGDLGQKFFPDFFSKTLDLDNRIDSYRLGVHYAPAPTSDIILSGFYQKLQNNASDLTPIAFPPDTGYNSDSISRARTVEGQYLFHTVQLNVTSGAGYFAGPQRLETDLLYFNPYFIQEFPPTETTLRHYNYYLYPQFNIPGHVTLTLGGSYDRITHDTLDRKQFNPKAGLMWNPIRSTTFRLAWLRTIRRDLVSNQTIEPTQVAGFQQFHQDFNEDAVDSKQYGIGVDQKFPSDILGGIELTRRNLTVPVPVYFSSGAIDFQNQDETIKRGRAYLNWTPLSWVAASAEYFVDRTDGNFTSDFFTKLTTQRVPLGLNLYHSSGAFLKVTATFIDQKGVFNTDPTGFATTYESGASRFWIWDTSLGYRLPKRDGIFTIGVDNLFDRNFQFFDVEQTFSVMQQLPQYQPARFLFAKLTLSF; encoded by the coding sequence ATGAACCGGCTCAAGGAATTGACCATGCGTTGGATCAGCTCGAGCCTTGCGCTCGGATTCCTCTTTCTTCTCCCGGGAACCGTCGCGCTTGCGCAGACGCAGCCACGGGCCAAATGCAGTGAGTGGGTAGCCAAGATCGTTTCGATCGAAGGCCGCGTGGAGTCGCTACCCGCGGGCGAGACAAACTGGCAGGCAGTCAAGCTCGACGATACCTACTGCCCGGAGGACCGCGTCCGGACCCTGGAAAAAAGCCGGGCGGCCTTCATCCTTAAAAACGAAACCACCATCCGTTTGGACGAGAACACGATGGTCAAGTTCTCGTCCCTCAAACCCGAAAGCCCCAGCCTGCTTCAGCTCCTGACCGGAAGCGCGTTTTTCATGAGCCGCTATCCCCGGCCCCTGACGATCGAGACGCCGTATGTCAACGCGGCCAGCGGCGGGACGGAGTTCAATATAAAGGTCAATCCGGACGACAAGTCGACCACCATCACGGTGATCGAAGGGCAGATGAACCTGAAAAACGATGCCGGAAGCGCGACGGTCAAGGCCGGGGAAGAGGCGGTCACGATCGCCGGACAACCTCCGGTGGTTCGAATCCCGGTCCGTCCGAGGGACGCCATTCAATGGGCGCTGTACTATCCGCCCATCTTGAGCCTTCGCGATCTTCGCCTCCAGGCGGCCGAAGGACTGCCGGAGACCGATTGGCGTTCGATGGTCCAACGATCGATCACCGCTTACAACGAAGGCGAGTTCGTGAAGGCGTTTGCCGCGATCCAAGGCGCGCCGGAAACGATCGACGATTCCCGGTTCTATGCCTTTCGGGCATCGTTGCTCCTGTCGGTCGGCCGGGTGGATCAGGCCAAATCGGATATCGAGCAATCGCTCAGGGTCGCCCCGGGAAACGGCCTTGCGCTCGCCCTTCAATCCGTGATCGCGGTGGTCCAGAACGATAAGGAAGCCGCGCTGAAGCGGGCGATGGAAGCCGCACTGGCGGAGCCGGACTCGGTCGGCGTCAAGATCGCGCTCTCGTATGCCGATCAGGCCAACTTCAAACTCGACGAAGCCCTGGCGGCGGTCCAACAGGCCGTGGAACTCGATCCCGAAGCGGCGTTGGCCTGGGCCCGGTTGGCCGAGCTTTGGATGGCCCATGGCTACCTCGACAACGCGCTCGAGGCCGCAAACAAAGCGGCCGCGCTAAATCCAAAAGAGGTCCGGATACAAACCGTTCTGGGATTCGCCTATCTCACCGAGATCAAGATTGCCAAGGCCCAGGAGGCTTTTGGGAAGGCCATCGCGCTGAATTCGGCCGACCCGATGCCGCGACTGGGGTTAGGGCTGGCCTTGATCCGCGAGGGAAACCTTGAAGACGGCCGAAAGGAAATCGAGGTCGCCGCATCGCTCGATCCCAACAACGCGCTGATCCGAAGCTACCTGGGCAAGGCCTATTATGAAGAAAAACGCGATCCGCAGGCCGAGATTCAGTTTGAGCAGGCGAAGAAACTCGATCCGAAGGACCCGACGTCCTATCTTTATGACGCGATACGAAAGCAGACGGTCAACCGCCCGGTCGAGGCACTTCATGATCTGGAGAAATCGATCGAGCTCAACGATAACCGTGCGGTATTCCGGTCTCAGCTTCTCCTGGACACCGACCAGGCCGCTCGGAGCGTGAACCTCGGGCGGATCTATGACGACCTCGGATTTCAGCAAGCGGCCCTTGCGGAGGCCTTTAAATCGGTGAATACCGATCCGGTGAATTACTCCGGCCACCGGTTTCTTTCCGATTCTTACGCCGCACTGCCCGACTCCGAGATCGCCCGGCAAAGCGACCTCCTTCAGAGTCAGCTCCTGCAGCCGCTCAACAACAACCCGGTTCAGCCGAGTCTCAGTGATAGCTCGGCCGTTGCCCCCGGCGCCGGTCCAGCAGCTCCTTCATTTAACGAGTATTCGCAACTCTTCAACCAAAACCGGATATCACTACTTGGGTCGGGACTCGTCGGCAACAACGAAACCTGGGGAGAGGAGCTTGTAGGCACCGCGCTTTATGACCGGTATTCCCTTAGCCTCGGCCAGTTTCGTTATCGAACCCAGGGTTTTCGGGATAACGCCGATCTGGATCAAAATATTTACGATGCCTTTACGCAGATTGCCATGACCACGAAGCTCAGTATTCAAGGTGAGGTTCAGGTTAATGATACCGGCCAAGGCGATCTTGGACAAAAGTTTTTCCCGGATTTCTTTTCTAAAACGCTTGATCTGGATAATAGGATAGATTCCTATCGATTGGGGGTTCATTATGCACCCGCGCCCACTTCCGACATTATCCTTTCCGGCTTCTATCAAAAACTCCAAAATAACGCCAGTGATCTTACGCCGATAGCTTTCCCTCCCGATACGGGTTATAATTCGGATTCAATATCACGGGCCCGGACCGTTGAGGGTCAATATCTCTTCCACACCGTGCAACTGAACGTGACTTCAGGTGCGGGGTATTTCGCCGGGCCTCAAAGGCTCGAAACCGATCTCCTATATTTTAATCCCTATTTTATCCAGGAATTTCCTCCAACCGAGACGACGCTTCGCCATTACAACTATTATCTCTATCCGCAATTTAATATTCCGGGCCACGTGACTCTCACGCTTGGGGGGAGTTATGACCGTATAACACATGATACCCTGGACCGGAAACAATTTAACCCGAAGGCCGGACTGATGTGGAATCCGATACGTTCGACCACCTTCCGCCTGGCCTGGTTACGCACGATTCGGCGGGACCTGGTCTCGAATCAGACGATCGAGCCGACCCAGGTGGCCGGGTTTCAACAATTCCATCAGGATTTTAACGAAGACGCCGTTGATTCAAAACAATATGGAATTGGGGTTGACCAAAAATTTCCTTCGGATATTCTCGGAGGAATAGAATTAACGAGAAGGAATTTGACGGTCCCCGTGCCTGTCTATTTCTCCAGTGGAGCCATTGATTTCCAAAATCAAGATGAAACCATCAAAAGAGGCCGGGCTTATCTTAACTGGACCCCATTATCCTGGGTGGCGGCTAGCGCAGAGTATTTTGTGGACAGGACCGATGGAAATTTCACGAGCGATTTTTTCACAAAACTTACGACACAACGGGTCCCTTTAGGGCTGAATCTTTATCATTCTTCGGGAGCTTTCCTGAAGGTGACGGCAACCTTTATCGATCAAAAGGGCGTTTTTAATACCGATCCGACGGGATTCGCCACCACGTATGAGTCGGGCGCATCTCGTTTTTGGATCTGGGATACTTCGTTGGGCTATCGTCTTCCGAAGCGTGATGGCATATTCACAATTGGGGTAGATAATCTTTTTGATCGGAATTTCCAGTTTTTTGATGTAGAACAAACGTTTTCAGTGATGCAGCAGCTCCCTCAATATCAGCCGGCCAGATTTTTATTTGCAAAACTGACGCTGAGTTTTTGA
- a CDS encoding arsenosugar biosynthesis-associated peroxidase-like protein, producing MNYYESKDLGRFGEVGKFAGDLMKKFFDYYNEATGKEGALTKREKALIALAVAHVKQCPYCIDAYTTQCLENGSNPEEMTEAVHVAASMEAGMTLVHAVQMHNGLERQGG from the coding sequence ATGAATTATTACGAGTCCAAAGATCTGGGTCGCTTCGGGGAAGTCGGAAAGTTTGCGGGCGACCTGATGAAAAAGTTCTTCGATTATTATAATGAGGCCACCGGGAAGGAGGGGGCCTTGACCAAACGGGAGAAAGCCCTGATCGCCCTGGCCGTCGCGCATGTCAAGCAGTGTCCCTACTGCATCGACGCCTATACCACCCAGTGCTTGGAGAACGGCTCGAATCCGGAGGAGATGACCGAGGCGGTTCATGTCGCGGCCTCGATGGAAGCGGGCATGACCTTGGTTCATGCCGTTCAAATGCACAACGGCCTTGAGCGGCAGGGGGGATAA
- a CDS encoding C39 family peptidase: MGKRLKFTIDDQCGNYWCWAAVAVGVSKYYSRSSPWTQCGVANALFEYKNLFKKYKVKDCCKNPDKCDHPENLENALTCTQNYAGKSHIKKSSDGKFPQELFEEVCREIDKRRPVAARIGLEGGGGHFVVIYGYETVTHDPQSPYFVAADPYYVIHSTMPVSENYGDYNKHDKGWGVIDGRWTDIFFTKGE, translated from the coding sequence ATGGGGAAACGGCTAAAATTTACCATCGATGACCAGTGTGGAAATTACTGGTGCTGGGCGGCCGTGGCGGTCGGGGTGTCGAAGTATTATTCCCGATCAAGCCCGTGGACTCAGTGCGGGGTTGCCAACGCGCTATTCGAATATAAAAATCTGTTCAAAAAGTATAAAGTTAAAGACTGCTGCAAAAATCCGGATAAGTGTGACCACCCGGAAAATTTAGAAAATGCCCTAACATGCACCCAAAACTATGCTGGAAAATCCCATATTAAAAAATCCTCTGATGGAAAATTCCCTCAGGAACTATTCGAGGAAGTTTGTCGCGAAATCGATAAACGACGCCCCGTCGCTGCGAGAATCGGACTCGAAGGAGGGGGAGGGCACTTTGTAGTTATCTACGGCTACGAAACGGTGACGCATGACCCCCAGTCGCCGTATTTCGTGGCCGCGGATCCATACTATGTTATTCACAGTACCATGCCAGTCTCGGAAAATTACGGCGACTATAATAAACATGATAAAGGTTGGGGCGTTATCGATGGCAGGTGGACCGATATCTTTTTTACGAAGGGAGAATAA
- the arsS gene encoding arsenosugar biosynthesis radical SAM (seleno)protein ArsS (Some members of this family are selenoproteins.) produces the protein MPDDIRYPFLSVLGRHGLKLPPLSIDTLQVNVGKLCNQACQHCHVDASPYRTEEMDRKTVDQCLRILRDHDAIRNLDITGGAPELNSHFDYFVTEARKIGKHVLVRHNLTVTFDGHPKTRESKEYLPVFFAENQVEVISSLPYYQEYFTDKQRGKGVFRKSIESLRRLNAQGYGKDGASLVLNLVYNPVGAFLPASQAGLEAEFKRRLYQEFGIVFNRLYTITNMPIHRFKNQLEHLGVYDEYMTKLVNAFNPAAAEGIMCRSLLSVGYDGKLYDCDFNQMAEMPVLGAEAMTVFNFDFDRLMERRIYFSSHCFGCTAGAGSSCGGSTA, from the coding sequence ATGCCGGACGATATTCGCTATCCATTTTTGTCCGTGCTCGGCCGCCACGGATTGAAGCTGCCCCCCCTTTCCATCGATACGCTCCAGGTCAATGTCGGGAAACTCTGCAATCAGGCCTGCCAGCACTGCCATGTCGATGCCTCCCCCTATCGCACCGAGGAAATGGACCGCAAGACGGTCGATCAGTGCCTGAGAATCCTGAGGGACCATGACGCCATCCGGAACCTCGATATAACCGGGGGAGCTCCGGAGCTCAATTCCCATTTCGACTACTTTGTGACGGAAGCGCGAAAGATCGGCAAGCACGTCCTGGTTCGTCACAACCTCACGGTAACCTTCGACGGTCATCCGAAAACAAGGGAGTCCAAGGAATATTTACCCGTTTTTTTTGCTGAAAATCAGGTGGAGGTGATCTCTTCCTTGCCCTACTACCAGGAATATTTCACGGACAAACAGAGGGGAAAGGGGGTGTTTCGAAAAAGCATCGAAAGCCTCAGACGGCTCAACGCGCAGGGCTATGGAAAAGACGGCGCCTCCCTGGTATTAAACCTGGTCTACAACCCCGTGGGCGCTTTTCTCCCCGCGTCACAGGCCGGACTGGAAGCGGAGTTCAAACGCCGACTTTATCAGGAGTTCGGAATCGTTTTTAACCGGCTTTATACCATCACGAACATGCCGATTCATCGTTTTAAAAATCAACTGGAGCATCTGGGTGTCTATGATGAATATATGACGAAGCTTGTGAACGCATTTAACCCGGCCGCGGCGGAGGGGATCATGTGCCGGTCCCTGCTCAGCGTTGGATATGACGGAAAACTTTATGATTGCGATTTTAACCAGATGGCCGAGATGCCGGTCCTGGGTGCCGAGGCGATGACGGTCTTTAATTTTGATTTCGATAGGCTTATGGAACGCCGGATTTACTTCTCTTCGCACTGTTTCGGGTGCACGGCCGGCGCGGGCAGCAGCTGTGGAGGCTCCACCGCATAG
- a CDS encoding NAD(P)-binding domain-containing protein: protein MKVGILGSGEVAKSLAAGFLKHGHEVMLGTRTTSKLSDWAKKNPKAKVAGFSEAARFGDLAVLAVKGTAAAEALRAAGAANLAGKPLIDATNPIADAPPTNGVLNFFTRLDESLMERLQREFENVRFVKAFNSVGNALMVDPHLKGGKPTMFICGNDEAAKKIVTGVLDQFGWETADMGPAEAARAIEPLCILWCIPGFLRNDWMHAFKLLAQN, encoded by the coding sequence ATGAAAGTCGGAATTCTCGGATCGGGCGAAGTGGCCAAGTCGCTGGCCGCCGGTTTTCTAAAGCATGGTCATGAAGTCATGCTGGGCACGCGAACCACTTCCAAACTTTCGGATTGGGCGAAAAAAAATCCCAAGGCGAAGGTGGCCGGTTTTTCGGAGGCGGCCCGATTCGGCGACCTGGCGGTTCTGGCCGTCAAGGGCACTGCCGCGGCGGAGGCTCTCCGCGCCGCGGGCGCCGCGAATCTCGCGGGAAAGCCCCTCATCGACGCGACCAATCCCATTGCCGACGCTCCGCCGACCAACGGAGTCTTGAATTTCTTCACCCGTCTCGACGAGTCCCTCATGGAACGGCTGCAGCGCGAGTTTGAGAATGTGCGCTTCGTCAAGGCCTTCAATTCGGTCGGGAACGCACTCATGGTCGATCCGCATTTGAAGGGGGGCAAGCCGACGATGTTCATTTGCGGGAACGACGAAGCGGCGAAAAAGATCGTGACCGGAGTCCTCGATCAGTTCGGCTGGGAAACGGCGGACATGGGGCCGGCCGAGGCGGCGCGCGCGATCGAGCCCCTGTGCATCCTCTGGTGCATCCCGGGCTTTCTCCGCAACGATTGGATGCACGCGTTCAAGCTGCTGGCCCAAAATTGA